A region of Vibrio tubiashii ATCC 19109 DNA encodes the following proteins:
- the urtE gene encoding urea ABC transporter ATP-binding subunit UrtE: MLSISGLNQFYGESHTLWDLEMEIPKGKCTVLMGRNGVGKTTLLQCIMGLVKTESGDIALEGDSIIKKEAEARPRMGIGYVPQGRQIFPMLTVEENLQVGLPIRARGDRHIPEFIFELFPALKEMLHRRGGDLSGGQQQQLAIGRALVINPSLLILDEPTEGIQPNIVQEIGDIIRMLNEKFGLTVLLVEQKLPFARKVGDQFCILDRGRTVAQGDMEELDDRLIKEYLTV, translated from the coding sequence ATGCTATCAATTTCTGGATTGAACCAGTTTTACGGTGAGAGCCACACACTTTGGGACTTGGAGATGGAGATCCCCAAAGGAAAATGTACTGTGTTAATGGGGCGTAATGGTGTAGGTAAGACGACCTTATTGCAATGCATTATGGGGTTGGTCAAAACTGAGAGTGGCGACATCGCCCTTGAAGGTGACTCTATCATCAAAAAAGAAGCCGAAGCTCGGCCCAGAATGGGGATCGGCTATGTTCCACAAGGTCGTCAAATCTTTCCAATGTTAACTGTGGAAGAAAACTTGCAAGTAGGTTTACCTATCCGAGCAAGAGGAGACCGTCACATCCCCGAATTTATCTTCGAGCTATTCCCTGCGTTGAAGGAAATGTTGCATCGCAGAGGGGGCGATTTATCGGGTGGGCAGCAGCAACAACTGGCTATAGGTCGGGCGCTGGTAATCAACCCTAGCTTGCTGATTTTGGATGAACCGACGGAAGGGATTCAGCCCAATATTGTGCAAGAAATTGGCGATATTATTCGCATGTTGAATGAGAAATTTGGACTTACGGTGTTACTGGTTGAGCAAAAACTGCCGTTCGCCCGTAAGGTCGGTGATCAGTTTTGCATCTTGGATAGAGGGCGCACTGTCGCCCAAGGGGACATGGAAGAGCTGGATGATAGATTGATAAAGGAGTATCTCACCGTATGA
- the ureA gene encoding urease subunit gamma codes for MELSPREKDKLLIFYAGMLAQQRKERGLKLNYPESVAFISSAILEGAREGKTVSELMDFGRTLLTVDDVMEGVPSMIPDVQVEATFPDGTKLVTVHEPIV; via the coding sequence ATGGAATTATCACCAAGAGAAAAAGACAAACTGTTGATCTTCTACGCTGGCATGCTAGCGCAGCAACGAAAAGAGCGAGGGTTAAAGCTTAACTATCCAGAGTCTGTAGCGTTTATCAGTAGTGCCATTCTTGAAGGTGCTCGCGAAGGCAAAACGGTGTCTGAGCTTATGGACTTTGGACGAACACTTCTTACTGTTGATGACGTTATGGAGGGCGTACCTTCCATGATTCCTGATGTACAAGTCGAAGCCACCTTTCCTGATGGGACCAAATTGGTCACCGTTCATGAGCCAATCGTCTAG
- the urtD gene encoding urea ABC transporter ATP-binding protein UrtD, translating to MTELKRTEQFKQSLAEVTRRDQVFSFLKPDVHPLIDTRHNILLYVEGVNKTFDGFKAINDLNLYIREGELRCIIGPNGAGKTTMMDIITGKTKPDTGEVWLGSNLNLLNMNEAEIANAGIGRKFQKPTVIECLTVWENLELAMSGVRSVWGSYVAKMTGEQKDKLESVLRLIHLHDHQTLLAGNLSHGQKQWLEIGMLLMQNPKLLLIDEPVAGMTHQEMDRTSELLNSLAGKHSVVVVEHDMDFVRSIASHVTVLHQGHVLAEGTMDEVQVHQQVKQVYLGE from the coding sequence ATGACTGAGTTAAAGCGCACCGAGCAATTTAAGCAATCACTCGCTGAAGTTACGCGTCGAGATCAAGTGTTCTCGTTTCTTAAGCCGGACGTCCACCCACTGATTGATACCAGACACAACATCTTGCTCTATGTGGAAGGGGTGAATAAAACCTTTGATGGGTTTAAAGCGATTAATGATCTCAATCTGTACATCCGTGAAGGAGAACTCAGATGCATTATTGGCCCAAATGGAGCCGGGAAAACCACCATGATGGACATCATTACGGGTAAGACGAAACCGGATACTGGTGAGGTTTGGCTCGGCTCGAACCTCAACTTACTTAATATGAATGAAGCCGAGATCGCCAATGCTGGAATTGGCCGTAAGTTTCAAAAGCCGACAGTGATCGAGTGTTTAACAGTGTGGGAGAACCTCGAACTGGCGATGTCGGGCGTGCGTTCCGTGTGGGGCTCGTATGTGGCGAAGATGACAGGAGAGCAAAAAGATAAGCTCGAATCGGTACTGAGATTAATTCATCTGCATGACCACCAAACGCTGCTGGCAGGCAACCTTTCTCACGGCCAAAAACAGTGGTTAGAGATAGGAATGCTGTTGATGCAAAACCCTAAGCTGCTGCTTATTGATGAGCCTGTGGCTGGCATGACCCACCAAGAGATGGATCGTACATCTGAGCTACTTAACTCACTAGCTGGTAAACACTCTGTGGTGGTCGTTGAGCATGATATGGACTTTGTCCGCTCTATTGCTAGCCATGTCACTGTGCTTCATCAGGGGCATGTGTTGGCAGAAGGCACCATGGATGAGGTTCAAGTGCACCAGCAAGTCAAACAGGTTTATTTGGGGGAATAA
- the urtC gene encoding urea ABC transporter permease subunit UrtC yields the protein MTNQTHTKPSRSFILSALQGDKGGQMTILVILAAVILIPAANMMLPASHPLHVETFTISLLGKYLSYAMLALAVDLVWGYLGILSLGHGAFFALGGFAMGMYLMRQIGDRGVYGNPILPDFMVFLNWQELPWFWHGFDQFWFAALMVVLVPGAMAYVFGFLAFRSRVSGVYLSIITQALTYALMLAFFRNEMGFGGNNGLTDFKDILGFSLQQDSTRIALFIATGIALIVSYLVCRSVVASRLGRVSVAIRDSESRTRFMGYDVDGIKLWVFVLSAVIAGIAGALYVPQVGIINPGEFAPLNSIEVVVWVALGGRATLFGAIVGALVINYAKSWFTVEFPEVWLFALGGLFVLSTLYFPKGLIGFISDKWHLVVNRNRGHDSAESNTDEEKSKEILV from the coding sequence ATGACCAATCAAACACACACGAAACCCTCACGCTCTTTTATCCTTTCTGCACTGCAAGGCGATAAGGGCGGTCAGATGACAATATTGGTCATCTTGGCAGCGGTGATCTTAATTCCGGCGGCGAATATGATGTTGCCCGCTTCGCACCCGCTTCACGTCGAAACCTTTACGATTTCATTGCTGGGTAAGTATCTTAGCTATGCGATGTTAGCGCTCGCCGTCGATCTAGTATGGGGCTATTTGGGTATTCTCAGTTTAGGCCATGGCGCTTTCTTTGCGCTTGGCGGCTTCGCGATGGGTATGTATTTAATGCGTCAGATCGGCGATCGCGGTGTCTATGGTAATCCTATCCTGCCTGATTTTATGGTGTTCCTAAACTGGCAAGAACTGCCTTGGTTTTGGCATGGCTTCGACCAATTCTGGTTTGCGGCTCTGATGGTGGTGCTAGTACCCGGTGCAATGGCGTATGTATTCGGCTTTTTAGCGTTTCGCTCTCGGGTCTCTGGGGTCTATCTCTCCATCATTACTCAAGCTCTCACCTATGCGCTTATGTTGGCGTTTTTCCGCAATGAAATGGGCTTTGGCGGCAACAATGGCTTAACCGATTTTAAAGACATTCTGGGCTTTAGCTTGCAGCAAGACAGCACTCGAATCGCACTGTTTATTGCGACTGGTATTGCCCTTATCGTCAGCTATTTGGTCTGTCGCAGCGTCGTAGCGAGCCGTCTTGGTCGCGTATCGGTTGCGATTCGTGACTCTGAATCGCGCACACGCTTTATGGGTTACGACGTCGATGGTATCAAACTGTGGGTGTTCGTTCTTTCTGCGGTGATCGCCGGGATTGCTGGGGCGCTGTACGTGCCGCAAGTTGGCATTATTAACCCTGGTGAATTTGCTCCGCTCAATTCGATAGAGGTGGTGGTTTGGGTCGCACTTGGCGGTCGTGCGACCTTGTTTGGTGCGATTGTTGGCGCCTTGGTGATCAACTATGCCAAAAGCTGGTTCACGGTGGAGTTTCCAGAAGTCTGGCTGTTTGCCCTCGGAGGCTTGTTCGTACTTTCAACGCTCTACTTCCCGAAAGGCTTAATCGGCTTTATCAGTGATAAGTGGCATTTAGTCGTCAATCGAAACCGCGGGCATGACTCCGCTGAGTCGAACACTGACGAAGAGAAAAGCAAGGAGATCTTGGTATGA
- a CDS encoding S8 family peptidase: protein MFKKLLSCCIASSLSVISSTAIAEQIEVQVSQPESEILAPLLMASENKGIQNQYIVVLKQPLSLSNDNPQAMQQFTQQAVTSLENEHVLQISKVFDRSISGFVATLSPQQLNALRSDAQVDFIEQDRVISIDPVISTNANQSNAIWGLDRIDQRSLPLNNSYNYNYDGSGVTAYVIDTGVTTTHAEFGGRATSGYDFVDNDSDATDCNGHGTHVAGTIGGTQYGVAKNVNIVGVRVLSCSGSGSTSGVIGGVDWVAANASGPSVANMSLGGGVSTALDRAVANAVQSGISFMLAAGNSNADACNSSPAREPSGVTVGSTTSNDSRSSFSNWGSCVDVFAPGSSIKSAWYDGGYRTISGTSMATPHVAGVAALYLQENSSLSPAQVAALISERASVDKVSDTRGTVNKLLYSQTDGGCEPDCTTPNPDGELKNGVPVSGISGSRGDQKHFYIDVAAGQTLTVTTSGGSGDADLFLRYGAKPTTSSWDCRPYRYGNNETCTVSNTQSGRYYIMLNGYSSFSGVSVVPNH, encoded by the coding sequence ATGTTTAAGAAACTATTAAGTTGTTGTATCGCCTCTTCACTTTCAGTGATCTCTAGCACTGCCATAGCAGAACAAATAGAGGTCCAGGTTAGCCAGCCAGAAAGTGAAATACTTGCCCCGCTGTTGATGGCATCAGAAAACAAAGGAATACAGAACCAATATATTGTCGTGTTAAAGCAACCTTTATCGCTCAGCAATGACAACCCACAAGCGATGCAACAATTTACGCAACAAGCCGTTACCAGCTTAGAGAACGAGCACGTTTTGCAAATCAGTAAAGTGTTCGACCGCTCAATCAGCGGATTTGTTGCCACCCTGTCACCACAACAGCTCAACGCACTTCGCTCAGACGCACAGGTTGATTTTATCGAACAAGATCGAGTGATCTCTATCGATCCTGTGATTTCAACGAATGCCAATCAAAGCAACGCCATTTGGGGGCTAGATAGGATTGATCAACGTAGTCTGCCACTGAATAATAGTTACAACTATAACTACGATGGTTCCGGTGTCACGGCTTACGTCATAGATACCGGGGTAACGACAACGCACGCAGAGTTTGGTGGTCGCGCGACATCAGGCTACGACTTTGTCGACAATGACAGTGATGCGACGGACTGTAATGGGCACGGAACCCACGTTGCTGGTACCATCGGCGGTACACAGTATGGCGTGGCGAAGAACGTCAATATTGTCGGTGTCCGTGTATTGAGTTGTAGCGGTTCAGGTTCAACTTCCGGGGTAATTGGTGGTGTTGACTGGGTTGCAGCCAACGCATCGGGCCCTTCAGTCGCCAACATGAGCTTAGGTGGCGGCGTGTCTACCGCGCTCGATAGAGCTGTTGCTAACGCTGTTCAATCAGGTATTAGCTTTATGCTAGCGGCTGGTAACTCTAATGCTGACGCTTGTAATTCGTCTCCTGCACGTGAACCTAGCGGTGTAACTGTTGGCTCAACCACAAGTAATGATAGCCGCTCTAGCTTCTCTAACTGGGGCAGCTGTGTTGATGTATTTGCTCCGGGATCGAGCATTAAGTCTGCTTGGTATGATGGCGGCTACCGTACAATCAGTGGCACGTCTATGGCAACGCCACATGTCGCCGGTGTTGCAGCCTTATACCTTCAAGAAAACAGTTCTCTCTCTCCAGCACAAGTGGCAGCTCTGATTAGCGAGCGAGCAAGTGTCGATAAAGTGAGCGACACACGCGGTACAGTGAATAAACTGCTTTATAGCCAAACAGATGGTGGCTGTGAGCCTGACTGTACAACTCCAAATCCTGACGGCGAACTCAAAAATGGAGTCCCTGTATCTGGAATTAGCGGCTCTCGTGGTGACCAGAAGCATTTCTATATTGATGTAGCTGCAGGTCAAACCCTTACTGTCACAACAAGTGGTGGTAGCGGTGATGCAGACTTGTTCCTCCGCTATGGTGCTAAGCCTACCACTAGCTCTTGGGATTGCCGACCATACCGTTACGGTAACAATGAAACTTGTACTGTCTCTAACACCCAAAGTGGTCGTTATTACATTATGCTCAACGGATACAGCAGTTTCAGTGGTGTTAGCGTAGTGCCTAACCACTAG
- the urtB gene encoding urea ABC transporter permease subunit UrtB: protein MTTVFRMLCVLVSVLIGLTTASAENVKPLTQDSFFQTLTGKNTHEKQQAASWLASNYSHDTAKPILEAWLNGQLYYLKDRKHAQHQQLFIIESAQTGAQARQAWNNDPLIIENKRKFKKIKVNNKLRAYLRIEIASLGLNSEDPEVRKQSIKALTGNPEAIDKLSALQQSETNAEIVAMLAFAIAIDAALDPKASNRIDAVESISQSNQPIVLKTLNTILAQETDPQLIAAAERGLLDYQQSQRLYAGVETLFFGLSLGSVLVLAGIGLAITFGVMGVINMAHGELIMLGAYTTYVMQQLLPAHTGVALILSIPMAFLVSGLVGILIERSVIRHLYGRPLETLLATFGISLILQQAVRSIFSPLNRSVSTPDWMAGALEINPMLSLTYNRLYIILFCAMVFVALVMILKKTPLGLQVRAVSQNRPMARAMGIRSERVDAMTFGLGAGVAGVAGVALSQLTNVGPNMGQAYIIDSFMVVVFGGVGNLWGTLVAGLGLGLFNKILEPWAGAVLAKILVLVFIILFIQKRPRGLFPQRGRAAES from the coding sequence ATGACGACCGTATTTCGGATGCTCTGTGTGCTCGTTTCTGTGCTTATTGGATTAACGACAGCATCGGCCGAGAACGTTAAGCCACTGACTCAAGATTCTTTTTTCCAGACGTTGACTGGAAAGAACACACACGAAAAACAGCAAGCGGCTAGCTGGCTTGCCTCAAACTATTCTCATGACACAGCCAAGCCCATTCTAGAGGCGTGGCTGAATGGACAGCTCTACTACCTTAAAGATCGCAAACACGCTCAGCATCAGCAGCTATTCATTATCGAGAGTGCTCAAACGGGGGCGCAGGCGAGACAGGCTTGGAATAACGATCCTCTGATCATTGAAAACAAGCGCAAGTTTAAAAAAATAAAAGTGAACAATAAACTTCGTGCTTACCTTCGTATTGAAATAGCATCACTTGGTCTTAACAGCGAAGATCCAGAGGTTCGCAAGCAGTCAATCAAAGCGCTGACAGGTAATCCTGAAGCAATAGATAAGCTCAGCGCATTACAACAAAGCGAAACCAACGCAGAGATCGTTGCTATGTTGGCGTTCGCTATTGCGATTGACGCGGCGCTTGACCCCAAGGCCTCCAATCGCATTGACGCTGTTGAGTCTATCTCTCAATCCAATCAACCCATTGTTCTTAAGACTCTTAACACGATTTTGGCGCAAGAGACCGATCCACAACTCATAGCGGCCGCAGAGCGTGGTTTACTAGATTACCAGCAAAGCCAGCGACTCTACGCAGGTGTCGAGACGTTGTTTTTTGGACTAAGTCTTGGCTCCGTATTGGTGCTGGCGGGAATCGGCCTAGCGATTACCTTTGGGGTCATGGGCGTGATCAACATGGCGCATGGTGAGTTGATTATGCTTGGTGCTTATACTACCTACGTGATGCAGCAACTGCTTCCGGCTCATACCGGTGTGGCGCTGATCTTGTCGATTCCTATGGCATTCCTGGTGTCAGGATTGGTTGGTATCTTGATTGAACGTAGCGTGATTCGCCATCTATATGGGCGACCTCTTGAAACGTTATTGGCAACCTTCGGTATCAGTTTGATTCTTCAGCAAGCAGTTCGCTCTATTTTCTCTCCGTTAAACCGCTCGGTAAGTACGCCTGATTGGATGGCGGGGGCGCTGGAAATCAACCCCATGCTGTCACTGACTTACAACCGCCTCTACATCATCTTGTTCTGTGCCATGGTGTTTGTTGCATTAGTGATGATATTGAAGAAAACCCCCCTCGGATTACAGGTTCGCGCTGTATCGCAAAACCGCCCGATGGCAAGAGCTATGGGGATTCGTTCTGAGCGTGTCGATGCAATGACATTTGGTTTAGGTGCGGGTGTGGCAGGTGTGGCAGGCGTAGCGCTGTCTCAGTTGACCAACGTTGGGCCAAATATGGGCCAAGCCTACATTATCGATTCCTTTATGGTGGTGGTGTTTGGTGGCGTAGGCAACCTTTGGGGAACGCTGGTCGCAGGTTTAGGTTTGGGACTGTTTAACAAGATCTTAGAGCCATGGGCCGGAGCGGTGCTGGCTAAGATCCTGGTGCTGGTGTTTATCATCTTATTTATTCAGAAGCGACCAAGAGGATTGTTCCCTCAACGTGGTCGCGCGGCTGAGAGTTAA
- the ureC gene encoding urease subunit alpha, translating into MASISRQAYAEMFGPTVGDRVRLADTELWLEVEKDFTVYGDEVKFGGGKVIRDGMGQSQRPSAETPDLVITNAVVLDYWGIVKADVAVKNGRIQAIGKAGNPDVQPEVTIVIGPGTEILAGEGSILTAGGIDSHIHFICPQQIEEALASGVTTMIGGGTGPNTGTNATTCTPGPWNMHRMLEALDEFPMNFGLLGKGNASQPEALREQVAAGAVGLKLHEDWGTTPASIDTCLSVADEMDVQVAIHTDTLNESGFVESTLGAIGDRVIHTYHTEGAGGGHAPDIIRAAGESNVLPSSTNPTRPYTVNTVDEHLDMLMVCHHLSPSIAEDVAFAESRIRRETIAAEDILHDLGAFSMIASDSQAMGRVGEVITRTWQTAHKMKVQRGSLKEDSSYSDNFRLKRYIAKYTINPAITHGMAHEIGSIEVGKLADLVLWKPAFFGVKPSVILKGGMIAMAPMGDPNASIPTPQPVHYRSMFGSYGKASQNTSMLFVSQAAEQAGIASELGLGSQIGVVSHCRDISKADMKLNDWQPNIEVDSQTYQVRADGELLVCEPADVLPMAQKYFLF; encoded by the coding sequence ATGGCAAGCATTTCTCGTCAGGCATATGCCGAAATGTTTGGGCCAACAGTGGGCGATCGCGTGCGTCTCGCAGACACCGAACTGTGGCTTGAAGTAGAAAAGGATTTTACTGTTTACGGCGACGAAGTTAAATTCGGTGGCGGTAAAGTGATTCGTGATGGCATGGGGCAAAGTCAACGCCCAAGCGCCGAAACGCCAGATCTGGTTATCACCAACGCAGTGGTATTGGATTACTGGGGTATCGTTAAGGCAGACGTGGCGGTTAAAAATGGGCGTATTCAAGCCATAGGCAAAGCCGGCAACCCTGATGTGCAGCCAGAAGTGACGATTGTGATTGGACCGGGGACAGAGATCTTAGCAGGGGAAGGATCAATTTTAACCGCGGGCGGTATCGACTCGCACATTCACTTTATTTGTCCGCAGCAAATCGAAGAAGCATTGGCTTCAGGTGTCACCACCATGATTGGTGGTGGTACTGGCCCCAATACAGGCACTAACGCGACAACTTGTACCCCCGGCCCGTGGAATATGCATCGTATGCTTGAAGCGTTAGATGAATTTCCAATGAACTTTGGCCTACTCGGGAAAGGTAACGCTAGCCAGCCAGAAGCGCTAAGAGAGCAGGTAGCGGCGGGCGCGGTGGGACTGAAGCTGCATGAAGATTGGGGCACGACGCCAGCATCGATTGACACCTGTTTGTCGGTCGCTGATGAGATGGATGTTCAGGTCGCGATTCATACCGATACGCTGAATGAGTCAGGATTTGTTGAATCGACTTTAGGTGCGATTGGTGATCGCGTGATTCATACCTATCACACCGAAGGAGCAGGCGGGGGGCACGCACCAGATATTATTCGTGCTGCGGGTGAATCCAATGTTCTGCCATCGTCGACCAATCCAACGCGTCCTTACACCGTCAATACCGTTGATGAGCACCTCGATATGTTGATGGTGTGTCACCATTTGTCGCCTTCTATTGCTGAAGACGTGGCGTTTGCCGAGTCTCGAATTCGCCGCGAAACCATCGCCGCCGAAGACATTCTGCACGATCTCGGTGCCTTCTCTATGATTGCCTCAGACTCTCAAGCAATGGGGCGTGTGGGCGAAGTGATTACTCGCACTTGGCAAACAGCGCACAAAATGAAAGTGCAGCGCGGCAGCTTGAAAGAAGACTCTTCCTACAGCGACAACTTTCGACTCAAACGCTACATCGCTAAGTACACGATTAATCCGGCAATTACTCACGGTATGGCGCATGAAATCGGCTCAATTGAAGTGGGTAAGCTTGCCGACCTTGTGCTGTGGAAGCCCGCTTTCTTTGGTGTTAAGCCGAGCGTCATTCTAAAAGGGGGCATGATAGCCATGGCGCCGATGGGCGATCCTAATGCTTCGATACCAACCCCTCAGCCTGTCCATTATCGCAGCATGTTTGGTAGCTACGGCAAGGCATCGCAAAACACTTCGATGCTGTTTGTCTCCCAAGCGGCTGAGCAAGCAGGCATCGCGAGTGAGCTTGGTCTTGGTAGCCAAATCGGGGTTGTCAGCCATTGTCGTGATATCAGTAAAGCCGACATGAAGCTTAACGACTGGCAGCCGAATATCGAAGTGGACTCACAAACCTACCAAGTTCGAGCTGATGGTGAGCTGTTGGTGTGTGAACCTGCTGACGTGTTACCCATGGCACAAAAGTACTTCTTGTTTTAA
- a CDS encoding urease accessory protein UreD, translating into MICEPAVAFDLGDNNQTLKKNIESDVEKGWKAMLSLLFKDRGDKTVIKDRQQKGPLAIQRPLYPEGKTCHTYLLHPPGGVVGGDTLQISTRVEQGAHALVTTPGATKFYRSEKRYAHQKQILHVEGGGLLEWLPQENIFFPDAHARLDTEIHLDHDALFVGWEMHCFGRPALNEGFSSGHLVGKTEVYRDGRKILTEGLNIFGGDKSMIEKGLLNFSLAGTLYISVENEDFFQLVQSLLSNIQQEVGTEDLVIAATQIEELVVVRALGRWSEVILESFQRVWQQARQYWTGETPQPPRIWAT; encoded by the coding sequence ATGATTTGTGAACCTGCCGTTGCGTTTGATTTAGGTGATAATAATCAGACGCTTAAAAAGAACATCGAGTCTGATGTAGAGAAAGGCTGGAAGGCCATGTTATCGCTTTTGTTTAAAGATAGAGGGGATAAAACCGTCATCAAAGACCGTCAACAGAAGGGGCCTTTGGCTATTCAGCGCCCTTTGTATCCTGAAGGGAAAACGTGCCATACCTATTTATTGCATCCACCCGGCGGTGTGGTCGGTGGCGACACTCTGCAAATAAGCACTCGCGTGGAACAGGGGGCTCATGCTCTGGTCACCACACCGGGTGCGACTAAGTTTTATCGCTCTGAAAAACGCTACGCTCATCAGAAACAGATATTGCATGTTGAAGGTGGTGGTTTACTCGAATGGTTACCGCAAGAAAACATCTTCTTTCCTGACGCCCATGCTCGCCTTGATACCGAGATTCATCTTGATCATGATGCCCTATTTGTGGGCTGGGAAATGCACTGTTTTGGGCGCCCTGCACTAAATGAGGGATTTTCCTCCGGACATTTAGTTGGAAAAACAGAGGTTTACCGAGACGGAAGAAAAATTTTGACCGAGGGGTTAAATATTTTTGGTGGCGATAAGTCCATGATTGAAAAGGGCTTGCTCAATTTCTCTCTCGCGGGAACGCTGTATATTTCTGTCGAAAATGAGGATTTTTTTCAACTGGTACAGAGCTTGCTCTCTAACATACAGCAAGAAGTCGGCACAGAGGACTTAGTGATTGCTGCGACACAGATAGAAGAATTGGTTGTCGTGAGAGCACTGGGTCGATGGAGTGAGGTGATCTTGGAGAGCTTTCAGAGAGTTTGGCAACAAGCGCGTCAATACTGGACTGGTGAAACTCCCCAGCCCCCAAGAATTTGGGCAACCTAA
- the urtA gene encoding urea ABC transporter substrate-binding protein — MNTKFKLKLAAVGTALACMSGVVSAADTIKVGVLHSLSGTMAISETTLKDTVLMLVEEQNKKGGLLGKKLEAVVVDPASNWPLFAEKARELIEKEQVDVVFGGWTSVSRKSMLPVFEELNSLLFYPVQYEGEESSKNVFYTGAAPNQQAIPAVDYLMNELDVERWVLAGTDYVYPRTTNKILESYLKSKGVSEKDIMINYTPFGHSDWQSIVSDIKKFGAEGKKTAVVSTINGDANVPFYKELGAQGISSEDIPVVAFSVGEEELSGMDTSPLVGHLAAWNYFMSVDTEKNDEFVETWQKFIASEKRVTNDPMEAHYIGFNMWAQAVTNAGTTDPEAVQDALIGVSVPNLSGGYSTMLPNHHITKPVLIGEIQDDGQFDIVWETTGLVAGDAWSEYLPESAKLFSSWSKPFSCGAFNVETKKCSGTN, encoded by the coding sequence ATGAACACGAAGTTCAAACTCAAGCTTGCAGCAGTAGGTACCGCATTAGCCTGTATGTCAGGAGTGGTGAGCGCCGCCGACACCATTAAAGTCGGAGTATTGCACTCGCTTTCAGGCACCATGGCGATCAGTGAAACCACATTGAAGGACACGGTTCTGATGCTGGTGGAAGAGCAAAATAAAAAAGGTGGCCTACTAGGTAAAAAGCTTGAGGCGGTAGTGGTCGACCCTGCTTCAAACTGGCCGCTGTTTGCAGAAAAAGCTCGCGAGTTGATTGAAAAAGAGCAAGTCGATGTGGTGTTCGGTGGCTGGACATCCGTATCGCGCAAATCTATGTTGCCGGTATTCGAAGAACTCAACAGCCTACTTTTCTACCCTGTTCAGTATGAAGGTGAAGAGTCGTCGAAGAATGTGTTCTACACTGGTGCTGCGCCAAACCAACAAGCGATTCCAGCGGTTGACTACCTAATGAATGAACTTGATGTTGAGCGCTGGGTACTGGCCGGCACTGACTATGTATATCCACGTACTACCAATAAAATCTTAGAGTCTTACCTCAAGAGTAAAGGGGTGAGCGAAAAAGACATCATGATCAACTACACGCCATTCGGTCATTCAGACTGGCAGTCGATTGTTTCTGACATTAAGAAGTTTGGCGCTGAAGGCAAAAAGACCGCTGTGGTTTCGACCATTAATGGCGATGCCAACGTCCCTTTCTATAAAGAGCTTGGCGCTCAAGGTATCTCTTCAGAAGATATCCCAGTTGTGGCTTTCTCCGTTGGGGAAGAAGAGCTGTCTGGCATGGACACCTCTCCGCTTGTCGGCCACTTAGCGGCATGGAACTACTTCATGAGCGTCGATACGGAGAAAAACGATGAGTTCGTCGAAACGTGGCAGAAGTTTATCGCCAGCGAAAAGCGTGTGACTAACGATCCTATGGAAGCGCACTACATCGGCTTTAACATGTGGGCGCAAGCGGTCACCAATGCAGGAACGACAGATCCTGAAGCCGTGCAAGATGCATTGATTGGCGTGTCTGTACCAAACTTGTCAGGCGGTTACTCAACTATGTTGCCTAACCACCATATCACTAAGCCTGTGTTAATCGGTGAAATCCAAGATGATGGTCAGTTCGATATTGTTTGGGAAACGACGGGCCTTGTAGCAGGTGATGCTTGGTCAGAGTATCTCCCTGAGTCGGCGAAACTCTTCTCTAGCTGGTCGAAGCCGTTTTCTTGCGGTGCGTTTAACGTTGAAACTAAGAAGTGTTCAGGGACCAATTAA
- a CDS encoding urease subunit beta: MSASTSQYSGFIPGQIESAPGEIELNVGRATIKVKVENIGDRPVQIGSHYHFFEVNDSLRFEREACKGFRLNIPAGTATRFEPGQSRTVELVEFAGKREIYGFQGKVMGKLAQ; the protein is encoded by the coding sequence ATGTCAGCATCAACAAGCCAATATTCTGGTTTTATTCCCGGTCAAATTGAATCCGCCCCTGGCGAGATTGAACTCAATGTTGGCCGCGCAACCATCAAGGTCAAAGTGGAAAATATTGGCGATCGACCAGTACAAATTGGCTCGCATTATCACTTTTTTGAGGTCAATGATTCACTGCGTTTTGAGCGTGAAGCGTGTAAAGGGTTCCGTCTCAATATCCCTGCTGGCACTGCGACACGCTTTGAACCTGGCCAGTCTCGCACGGTTGAGTTGGTTGAGTTTGCAGGTAAGCGAGAGATATACGGATTCCAAGGTAAGGTCATGGGCAAACTCGCCCAATAA